The following are encoded in a window of Stigmatella erecta genomic DNA:
- a CDS encoding radical SAM protein, producing the protein MSGPRPTVSWNIVGGCNYRCTYCVQKHMPGIGGPTDAQLEAALATLTALPGSWEFKISGGEPFLLKRLPEVAQRLAAAGHKVSLLTNLSAPLRVLSTFIEAAGEQLRTFSCSLHREEVEEAAFFEKAQAVQAMLARWPRATFVVNSVVVPGQVPAVSGSRERFEEAGIKFYPQLMRVNGKPAEYGWLDRWRIDRAFGDMVSPSQMNRGYQLKGRLCHAGSQYFIIHPKGDAFSCYPGKRFGDGHLGNVFDGTLKRWEAPRPCRYEVCPCTVPQNRGIIEGFGKAAGDEAHAF; encoded by the coding sequence ATGAGCGGCCCCCGGCCCACCGTGAGCTGGAACATCGTCGGCGGGTGCAACTACCGCTGCACCTACTGCGTGCAGAAGCACATGCCGGGCATCGGCGGCCCCACGGACGCGCAGCTCGAAGCGGCCCTCGCCACGCTGACCGCCCTGCCCGGAAGCTGGGAGTTCAAGATCTCCGGCGGCGAGCCCTTCCTCCTCAAGCGGCTGCCGGAGGTGGCCCAGCGGCTGGCCGCGGCAGGGCACAAGGTCTCGCTGCTCACCAACCTCTCCGCCCCGCTGCGGGTGCTCTCCACCTTCATCGAGGCCGCGGGCGAGCAGCTGCGCACCTTCTCGTGCTCGCTCCACCGCGAGGAGGTGGAGGAGGCGGCCTTCTTCGAGAAGGCCCAGGCGGTCCAGGCGATGCTGGCCAGGTGGCCTCGGGCGACCTTCGTCGTCAACAGCGTGGTGGTGCCCGGCCAGGTGCCCGCGGTCTCCGGGAGCCGCGAGCGCTTCGAGGAGGCGGGCATCAAGTTCTACCCGCAGCTCATGCGGGTGAACGGCAAGCCGGCCGAGTACGGGTGGCTGGACCGCTGGCGCATTGACCGGGCCTTCGGAGACATGGTGTCCCCGTCCCAGATGAACCGCGGCTACCAGCTCAAGGGCCGCCTGTGCCACGCGGGCAGCCAGTACTTCATCATCCACCCCAAGGGGGATGCCTTCTCGTGCTACCCCGGCAAGCGCTTCGGGGATGGGCACCTGGGCAACGTCTTCGACGGGACGCTGAAGCGGTGGGAGGCGCCCCGGCCCTGCCGCTACGAGGTGTGCCCCTGCACGGTGCCGCAGAACCGGGGCATCATCGAGGGCTTCGGCAAGGCCGCCGGGGACGAGGCGCACGCCTTCTGA
- a CDS encoding serine/threonine-protein kinase gives MRERTLGPYRLLHRLGRGGMGEVWEAEPAHQPGARVALKVLHADERLSQAWGRFIGEARIGALLDHPHIVRTLDLGREGEDLYLVMERLEGLPLSHLDLVSEGPLPCGMVVEMGLQVLEALAYAQNAPSPAGVRLGLIHRDLKPSNLFLTAEGKVKLIDFGIAQAAGLELTQTGSGVVRGSLPYLSPEQARGEALDTRSDLFSLGLVLHELLTGRRVFHQSNEATVLSALLWSPIPPVRQFRADVPVALNAALMWALRRDKEERPACAEAFAEALRTALPDEERWPPARLAQWSVHRKARVPTAQVEWTAVFPPGTATVPSRVTEVLPPAPPEPVPPVPRASAGGWRGAALATGVLLVAGCMGVLANPWGLHVTRQYAQALAPLEGPPSAEKALPSGEAGTQEPARTPARPGAASSSFAMRRFTSRPPAPSAAVAAPEAPGYVTIESRQAGAALSIGGISLGAAPLHRHKVSPGAYTVEAVLPDGRRQQKTFQVAPGMDAQLLLEW, from the coding sequence ATGAGAGAGCGCACCCTCGGTCCCTATCGTCTGCTGCACCGCCTGGGACGGGGCGGCATGGGAGAGGTCTGGGAAGCGGAGCCCGCGCATCAACCCGGTGCCCGGGTGGCGCTCAAGGTGCTGCACGCCGATGAGCGGCTCTCTCAGGCCTGGGGGCGCTTCATCGGCGAGGCGCGGATTGGCGCGCTGCTGGATCATCCACACATCGTCCGGACGCTGGACCTGGGACGGGAAGGGGAAGACCTCTACCTGGTGATGGAGCGGCTGGAGGGGCTGCCCCTGTCCCACCTGGACCTGGTCTCCGAGGGGCCGCTTCCCTGCGGGATGGTGGTGGAGATGGGCCTCCAGGTGCTGGAGGCGCTCGCGTACGCGCAGAACGCCCCCTCGCCGGCGGGCGTCCGCCTGGGGCTCATCCACCGGGACCTCAAGCCCTCCAACCTCTTCCTGACGGCGGAGGGGAAGGTGAAGCTCATCGACTTCGGGATTGCCCAGGCGGCGGGCCTGGAGCTGACGCAGACGGGCTCCGGGGTGGTGCGGGGCAGCCTGCCCTATCTGTCCCCGGAGCAAGCGCGCGGCGAGGCACTCGACACGCGGAGCGACTTGTTCTCGCTGGGGCTCGTGTTGCACGAGCTGCTCACCGGGCGCCGGGTGTTCCACCAGTCCAACGAGGCCACGGTGCTCAGCGCGCTGCTGTGGAGCCCCATTCCGCCCGTGCGCCAGTTCCGCGCGGACGTTCCGGTGGCGCTCAACGCCGCGCTCATGTGGGCCCTGCGGCGCGACAAGGAGGAGCGGCCCGCGTGCGCGGAGGCGTTCGCCGAGGCGCTGCGGACGGCCCTGCCGGACGAGGAGCGGTGGCCGCCCGCGCGGCTCGCCCAGTGGAGCGTTCACCGGAAGGCGCGTGTCCCCACGGCGCAGGTGGAGTGGACGGCGGTGTTCCCGCCGGGCACGGCGACGGTGCCCTCCCGCGTGACGGAAGTGCTCCCGCCGGCGCCGCCGGAGCCGGTGCCTCCAGTCCCCCGCGCCAGTGCCGGTGGGTGGCGCGGCGCGGCGCTCGCCACCGGGGTGCTCCTGGTGGCGGGCTGCATGGGCGTCCTGGCGAACCCGTGGGGGCTCCATGTCACGCGGCAATACGCCCAGGCCCTGGCGCCGCTCGAGGGCCCTCCGTCCGCGGAGAAGGCCCTTCCTTCCGGAGAGGCCGGGACGCAGGAGCCCGCCCGGACGCCCGCCCGCCCCGGCGCGGCCTCCTCGTCTTTCGCCATGCGCCGGTTTACCTCCCGTCCCCCGGCTCCCTCGGCCGCCGTGGCGGCCCCGGAGGCGCCCGGCTATGTGACCATTGAGTCGCGGCAAGCGGGGGCGGCGCTCTCCATCGGGGGCATCTCGCTGGGGGCCGCGCCCCTGCACCGCCACAAAGTCTCTCCAGGCGCGTACACGGTGGAGGCGGTGCTGCCCGATGGGCGCAGGCAACAGAAGACGTTTCAGGTCGCCCCTGGCATGGATGCTCAGCTTTTGTTGGAGTGGTGA
- a CDS encoding heparin lyase I family protein — MHKKSLFLATALLASPFAGCGPGALSDEGALPPVETQAEDLTLQNCSILAATLVTAIGDDGDGNGPGNTQDDNLATRWSHLGPGSWLQFDLGAAKNVAGAAVAWHQGNQRTSPFSLSVSTDGTNFTSVYSGTSSGTTTAAETYRFTSRSARYLRIKVDGNSVSQWSSITEARVCAGEAAAAVPGVVWRGDFETGSIAQWSHTQAVSADRLQIVNSPARQGSYAIKATVKQGDDPINSSGNRNELVYMSHEPVNSEFYYRWSTRFASDFPSAKTWQLFTQWHHEGSSGSPPVEFYVYGEEIRLSIGGNTPVIVWKTPLVRNTWHDFIFHVKWSADASVGFVELYHNGQLVLPKKKIATMFSGMLNYLKVGLYRSDTVQPVGVVYHDGWVQARTLEAVLAEP, encoded by the coding sequence ATGCACAAGAAGTCCCTCTTCCTCGCCACCGCGCTGCTCGCCTCCCCGTTCGCGGGGTGTGGTCCCGGCGCTCTGTCCGACGAGGGAGCCCTTCCGCCCGTGGAGACTCAGGCGGAGGACCTCACCCTGCAGAACTGCTCGATCCTGGCCGCCACCTTGGTGACGGCCATCGGCGATGACGGCGACGGCAACGGACCGGGCAACACCCAGGACGACAACCTGGCGACGCGCTGGAGCCACCTCGGCCCCGGAAGCTGGCTGCAGTTTGATCTCGGCGCGGCGAAGAACGTCGCCGGCGCGGCGGTGGCCTGGCACCAGGGCAACCAGCGCACCAGCCCCTTCTCGCTGTCCGTCTCCACGGACGGGACGAACTTCACCTCCGTCTACAGCGGCACCAGCAGCGGCACCACCACCGCCGCCGAGACGTACCGGTTCACCTCCCGCAGCGCGCGCTACCTGCGCATCAAGGTGGATGGCAACAGCGTGAGCCAGTGGTCCTCCATCACCGAGGCCCGGGTCTGCGCGGGCGAGGCGGCCGCAGCCGTCCCCGGCGTGGTGTGGCGCGGCGACTTCGAGACGGGGAGCATCGCCCAGTGGAGCCACACCCAGGCGGTGAGCGCGGACCGGCTGCAGATCGTCAACTCGCCTGCCCGCCAGGGCTCCTACGCCATCAAGGCCACCGTGAAGCAGGGCGATGACCCCATCAACTCGAGCGGCAACCGCAACGAGCTGGTCTACATGTCCCACGAGCCGGTGAACTCCGAGTTCTACTACCGCTGGAGCACCCGGTTCGCCTCGGACTTCCCCAGCGCGAAGACCTGGCAGCTGTTCACCCAGTGGCACCACGAGGGCAGCAGCGGCTCGCCGCCCGTGGAGTTCTACGTCTACGGCGAGGAGATCCGCCTGTCGATCGGCGGCAACACCCCGGTCATCGTCTGGAAGACGCCCCTGGTGCGCAACACGTGGCACGACTTCATCTTCCACGTGAAGTGGTCCGCCGACGCGTCCGTGGGCTTCGTGGAGCTGTACCACAACGGCCAGCTCGTGCTGCCCAAGAAGAAGATCGCGACGATGTTCTCCGGCATGCTCAACTACCTGAAGGTGGGGCTCTACCGGAGCGACACCGTGCAGCCCGTGGGCGTCGTGTATCACGACGGCTGGGTGCAGGCCCGGACCCTGGAAGCCGTCCTGGCCGAGCCGTAA
- a CDS encoding tetratricopeptide repeat protein gives MKQRNILALGVLLFLAPLAWAQEVPETSAQALSVYEQGKRLYDAKDYAGALGWFDQAAALEPGKARWQYNRGLALRKLGRFEEARAALQHSRTLDPAYKQAEIDDKLRELEASGSEGIPTPVLVILGVIFGVGGILLFVMYRVFKAASSLRKHRPWGLEAPVPQKDLRRYEARLEKSAGKLIQVEHALRLDEDADLRAVLNQATMAEQRAHEALARVQEGGLRLPEAEVDVQNAQESAEAARQWAQRLFGEKAFLPEGERVGCYFCARPLANATFRKRVPLKRGTDVTDVLACPPCANMASAGQPPPVKVLTAPGGKAQHWSELEGYDPYTHRHKTYPNLSQVPAWQYTPERSLGEVAAMAAGGALATGLAAYGVSKLLDLDGASEAAAAQAAAQEAAVRAGERREERDWRDHS, from the coding sequence TTGAAGCAACGGAACATCCTGGCGCTGGGGGTGCTGCTCTTCCTGGCGCCCCTGGCCTGGGCGCAGGAAGTCCCCGAAACCTCCGCCCAGGCCCTGTCGGTGTACGAGCAGGGCAAGCGCCTCTACGACGCCAAGGATTACGCGGGGGCGCTTGGGTGGTTCGACCAGGCCGCGGCGCTGGAGCCTGGCAAGGCGCGCTGGCAGTACAACCGGGGCCTGGCGCTGCGGAAGCTCGGCCGCTTCGAGGAGGCCCGCGCCGCCCTGCAGCACTCGCGCACCCTCGACCCGGCGTACAAGCAGGCGGAGATCGACGACAAGCTGCGCGAGCTGGAGGCGTCCGGATCCGAGGGCATCCCCACGCCGGTGCTCGTCATCCTGGGCGTCATCTTCGGCGTCGGCGGCATCCTCCTGTTCGTGATGTACCGGGTGTTCAAGGCGGCCTCCTCCCTACGCAAGCACCGGCCATGGGGTCTGGAGGCCCCCGTGCCCCAAAAGGATCTCCGGCGGTACGAAGCGCGGCTGGAGAAGAGCGCCGGCAAGCTCATCCAGGTGGAACATGCCCTGCGGCTGGACGAGGACGCCGACCTGCGGGCGGTCCTCAACCAGGCCACGATGGCCGAGCAGCGGGCGCACGAGGCCCTGGCGCGAGTCCAGGAAGGGGGGCTCCGGCTCCCGGAGGCCGAGGTTGACGTCCAGAACGCCCAGGAGAGCGCGGAGGCCGCGCGGCAATGGGCCCAGCGCCTCTTCGGCGAAAAGGCGTTTCTGCCCGAGGGCGAGCGCGTGGGCTGCTACTTCTGCGCGCGCCCGCTGGCCAATGCCACCTTCCGCAAGCGGGTGCCCCTCAAGCGGGGCACGGACGTCACGGACGTCCTGGCGTGTCCCCCGTGCGCGAACATGGCCTCCGCGGGCCAGCCGCCTCCCGTGAAGGTCCTGACGGCACCGGGCGGCAAGGCGCAGCACTGGAGCGAGCTGGAGGGGTATGACCCGTATACCCACCGCCACAAGACTTACCCGAACCTGAGCCAGGTCCCCGCGTGGCAGTACACCCCGGAGCGCTCCCTGGGAGAGGTGGCGGCGATGGCCGCGGGCGGGGCGCTGGCGACGGGCTTGGCGGCCTACGGCGTGAGCAAGCTGCTGGACCTCGATGGCGCGAGCGAGGCGGCGGCGGCCCAGGCCGCGGCCCAGGAGGCGGCGGTGCGGGCCGGTGAGCGCCGCGAGGAGCGCGACTGGAGGGATCACTCCTGA
- a CDS encoding sensor histidine kinase, translated as MPSTPTASGPGPGPEWKILVFAALMPLLTVLDLLTLSHFFPETFALRVVWGVELAVFAFWLPRASERERRWLVLSNAVWGSVSYLLLVFLTGALESPYVYLVFTLPLLVAFMFPEEPSMTTVCGVICFVGTWWQVRETGTSFSQGAAWLSLIALSTFLGEYGTSRFRRELEARNEVRVERTRREAAEKFARAVRHQTQSEKLATVGRLAANVMHEINNPLAFVRSNLHFLQKELLALPLPSEVRGEFEEVLSETRTGLDRIQQIVADLRGFSRMDVEDPSPCLLADVVDNAVRLAGVRLKHVAHVKVEVPKELPTVFAVSRRLVQVLLNLLVNAGDAIEESGREGGTILVRGEVRDAHVVLTVDDDGPGFPPEVVPRLFETFFTTKGPEKGTGLGLVISRELLAQFGATLSAENRAEGGARLRIVFP; from the coding sequence ATGCCTTCCACCCCAACGGCCTCGGGCCCCGGTCCGGGCCCGGAGTGGAAAATCCTGGTCTTCGCGGCGCTCATGCCGCTGTTGACCGTCCTGGACCTGCTGACCCTGTCCCACTTCTTCCCCGAGACGTTCGCGCTGCGGGTGGTGTGGGGCGTGGAGCTGGCCGTCTTCGCGTTCTGGCTGCCGCGTGCCTCCGAGAGGGAACGGCGCTGGCTCGTTCTGAGCAATGCGGTGTGGGGCTCGGTCTCCTACCTGCTGCTCGTCTTTCTCACGGGGGCGCTGGAGAGCCCCTACGTCTACCTGGTGTTCACGCTCCCCCTGCTGGTGGCCTTCATGTTCCCGGAGGAGCCGAGCATGACGACGGTCTGTGGGGTCATCTGCTTCGTGGGCACCTGGTGGCAGGTGCGCGAGACGGGGACGTCCTTCTCCCAGGGCGCCGCCTGGCTGTCGCTCATCGCCCTGTCCACGTTCCTCGGCGAGTACGGCACCTCACGGTTTCGCAGGGAGCTCGAGGCGCGCAACGAGGTGCGGGTGGAGCGCACCCGCCGTGAGGCCGCGGAGAAGTTCGCCCGGGCGGTCCGCCACCAGACCCAGTCCGAGAAGCTCGCCACCGTGGGGCGGCTGGCCGCCAACGTGATGCATGAAATCAACAACCCCCTGGCGTTCGTGCGCTCCAACCTGCACTTCCTCCAGAAGGAGCTGCTCGCCTTGCCCCTGCCCTCCGAGGTCCGGGGGGAGTTCGAGGAGGTGCTCTCCGAGACGCGCACGGGCCTGGATCGCATCCAGCAGATCGTCGCGGACCTGAGGGGCTTCTCCCGCATGGACGTGGAGGACCCGAGCCCCTGCCTGCTCGCGGACGTGGTGGACAACGCCGTGCGGCTGGCCGGGGTGCGGCTCAAGCACGTGGCCCACGTGAAGGTGGAGGTGCCCAAGGAACTGCCCACGGTCTTCGCCGTCTCCCGCCGCCTGGTCCAGGTGCTGCTCAACCTGCTCGTCAACGCGGGGGATGCGATCGAGGAGTCCGGCCGCGAGGGAGGCACGATTCTCGTGCGCGGGGAGGTGCGGGACGCTCACGTGGTGCTGACGGTGGACGACGATGGCCCCGGTTTTCCACCAGAGGTGGTGCCCCGGCTGTTCGAGACGTTCTTCACCACGAAGGGCCCCGAGAAGGGGACGGGGCTGGGCCTGGTCATCTCACGCGAGCTGCTGGCGCAGTTTGGCGCGACCCTCTCCGCGGAGAACCGGGCGGAGGGCGGGGCGCGCCTGCGCATCGTGTTTCCCTGA
- a CDS encoding radical SAM/SPASM domain-containing protein encodes MKNPDAMKERLKGYLERRPRTGPETVHLDVTNACNLDCITCWNYAPDLAQPKPVAWKRQRMDAATFHRMVEECAEAGAERIVISGGGEPFTHPDIYAFIAKVKARGLRLTVISNGTLCDWGRVRALAVDQMLLNMASASPETYAAYHPNQPPETFHRLLEGVRTVRDVTAVNLVQVINGVNYLELPAMVQLAHEVGARASFKVGDVPRGTEHHALTAAQRQQVLDELIPAARKQAKALKVKHNLDAYEAQLSGKWPSGQETGCFAGYLYSRVYVDGRVFFCCEHIEAGHVKDGTFQEVWRAPAYEAVRQRLHRGEYYPGCARCGKHDMNFAASRDLREMLEAGDLP; translated from the coding sequence ATGAAGAACCCGGATGCGATGAAGGAACGCCTGAAGGGCTACCTGGAGCGCCGGCCGCGCACGGGGCCCGAGACGGTCCACCTGGACGTCACCAACGCGTGCAACCTCGACTGCATCACCTGCTGGAACTACGCGCCGGACCTGGCCCAGCCCAAGCCGGTGGCCTGGAAGCGGCAGCGGATGGACGCGGCCACCTTCCACCGCATGGTGGAGGAGTGCGCCGAGGCGGGCGCCGAGCGCATCGTCATCAGCGGCGGCGGCGAGCCCTTCACCCACCCGGACATCTACGCCTTCATCGCAAAGGTGAAGGCCCGGGGCCTGCGGCTCACCGTCATCTCCAATGGCACCCTGTGTGACTGGGGGCGGGTGCGGGCGCTCGCGGTGGACCAGATGCTCCTCAACATGGCCTCCGCCTCCCCGGAGACCTACGCCGCCTATCACCCCAACCAGCCGCCCGAGACGTTTCACCGGCTGCTGGAGGGCGTCCGGACGGTGCGGGACGTGACGGCCGTGAACCTGGTGCAGGTCATCAACGGGGTGAACTACCTGGAGCTGCCCGCCATGGTGCAACTCGCGCACGAGGTGGGCGCGCGGGCCTCCTTCAAGGTGGGGGATGTGCCCCGGGGCACCGAGCACCACGCGCTCACGGCCGCCCAGCGGCAGCAGGTCCTCGACGAGCTGATCCCCGCGGCGCGCAAGCAGGCCAAGGCCCTGAAGGTGAAACACAACCTGGATGCGTACGAGGCGCAGCTCTCGGGCAAGTGGCCCTCCGGGCAGGAGACGGGCTGCTTCGCGGGCTACCTCTACAGCCGCGTCTACGTGGACGGGCGCGTCTTCTTCTGCTGCGAGCACATCGAGGCCGGGCACGTGAAGGACGGGACGTTCCAGGAGGTGTGGCGGGCCCCCGCGTACGAGGCGGTGCGCCAGCGGCTCCACCGCGGGGAGTACTACCCGGGCTGCGCCCGCTGCGGAAAGCACGACATGAACTTCGCAGCCTCCCGGGACTTGCGCGAGATGCTCGAGGCGGGAGACCTGCCATGA
- a CDS encoding sigma 54-interacting transcriptional regulator, which yields MRPPRGEPVAALLGLEPIVVGSRGADLLVQDRTISGRHCLLRLTEEGVLVRDLGSKNGLVLGGVRLKEALLPPGAQVRMGQSVLSLELAGTPQQKPLWPEPHFGAALGASVRMRALFAQLHRAAAGGETVLLLGESGTGKELLARAIHDESPRRDGPWVVFDCSAVAPNLIEAELFGAVKGAFTGAVESREGLAGQAHGGTLFLDEVGELPLELQPKLLRMLESREVRPLGGTQARKVDVRVVAATHRPLREQVSAGTFRQDLYYRLAVLEAHVPPLRERPEDIPLLVERLLAAQTPPRTLADLPPHALEMLQAHQWPGNVRELRNAVTRLTLFPSLVSLLPGAEAAAGEPPRDGPSLTLREAREAVIQSFERGFIRRHLDENGGNVSAAARRMGISRQLLHRMMVEHGVRAPGGRED from the coding sequence GTGCGTCCACCGAGGGGAGAGCCGGTCGCCGCCCTGCTCGGCCTGGAGCCGATCGTGGTGGGCAGCCGGGGCGCGGATCTGCTGGTGCAGGACCGCACCATCTCGGGCCGGCACTGCCTGCTGCGGCTCACCGAGGAAGGGGTGCTGGTGAGGGACCTGGGCAGCAAGAACGGGCTGGTGCTGGGAGGGGTCCGGCTGAAGGAGGCCCTGCTGCCTCCCGGCGCCCAGGTGCGGATGGGGCAGTCCGTCCTGAGCCTGGAGCTGGCGGGCACGCCCCAGCAAAAGCCGTTGTGGCCCGAGCCTCACTTCGGCGCGGCCCTGGGCGCCAGCGTGCGCATGCGGGCCCTCTTCGCCCAGCTCCACCGGGCCGCCGCGGGCGGGGAGACGGTGTTGCTGCTGGGGGAGTCCGGCACGGGCAAGGAGCTGCTCGCCCGCGCCATCCACGATGAGAGCCCCCGCCGTGACGGCCCCTGGGTGGTGTTCGATTGCAGCGCCGTGGCCCCCAACCTCATCGAGGCGGAGCTGTTCGGCGCGGTGAAGGGCGCCTTCACGGGCGCCGTGGAGTCGCGGGAGGGGCTCGCCGGGCAGGCCCACGGCGGAACCCTCTTCCTGGACGAGGTGGGCGAGCTGCCCCTGGAGCTGCAGCCCAAGCTGCTGCGGATGCTGGAGTCCCGCGAGGTGCGCCCCCTTGGGGGCACCCAGGCCCGCAAGGTGGATGTCCGGGTGGTGGCCGCCACGCACCGCCCCCTGCGGGAGCAGGTCAGCGCGGGCACCTTCCGGCAGGACCTCTACTACCGGCTGGCCGTCCTCGAGGCCCACGTCCCCCCACTTCGCGAGCGGCCCGAGGACATCCCCCTCCTGGTGGAGCGCCTCCTCGCCGCCCAGACGCCGCCGCGCACACTGGCGGACCTGCCCCCCCATGCCCTGGAGATGCTCCAGGCCCACCAGTGGCCAGGCAACGTCCGGGAGCTGCGCAACGCGGTGACACGGCTGACGCTCTTCCCCTCCCTCGTCTCGCTGCTCCCGGGGGCCGAGGCGGCCGCGGGGGAGCCCCCGCGGGACGGGCCCTCGCTGACCCTGCGCGAGGCACGCGAGGCGGTCATCCAATCCTTCGAGCGCGGCTTCATCCGGCGGCACCTGGACGAGAACGGGGGCAACGTCTCCGCGGCGGCGCGGCGCATGGGCATCTCCCGCCAGCTGCTCCACCGGATGATGGTGGAGCATGGGGTGCGGGCCCCCGGCGGCCGGGAGGACTGA
- a CDS encoding glycosyltransferase — protein sequence MGAPRFVFYAVNGLGLGHVTRLVSIARALRRLSPGCEVLFLTSSEADHVIYREGFAAVKLPSKTIREHCGLRKGTYLKLAQTVTWNTLAAFDPDVLVVDTYPTGSFEELIPVLRWRQKNVFVFREQRAEAAGSGLLQASLRLYDRVLIPHDSVDQAGPVPEPAKALAVGPILIRERLELPTRAQARKALGLPEDGTLLYASFGGGGDPEGARALTLTAQVVQELPGVRLVVGAGPLWREQPPALEGAVVLQGRYPALDFLPAFDAAVTAAGYNAVHELLYAGIPSVFIPFERMVDDQEKRAREVAAAGAGLACVPLTRDGLSQAVREVLKPEVRQRLSAGARKKVERNGAEPAARALLELLT from the coding sequence ATGGGCGCGCCCCGCTTCGTCTTCTATGCCGTCAACGGCCTGGGGCTGGGCCACGTCACGCGCCTGGTGTCCATCGCGCGGGCGCTGCGCCGGCTCTCCCCCGGGTGCGAGGTGCTCTTCCTCACCTCCTCCGAGGCGGACCACGTCATCTACCGGGAGGGCTTCGCGGCGGTGAAGCTGCCCTCGAAGACCATCCGCGAGCACTGTGGCCTGCGCAAGGGCACCTACCTCAAGCTGGCGCAGACGGTGACGTGGAACACCCTGGCCGCGTTCGACCCGGACGTGCTGGTGGTGGACACCTACCCCACCGGCTCCTTCGAGGAGCTCATCCCCGTGCTGCGCTGGCGGCAGAAGAACGTCTTCGTCTTCCGCGAGCAGCGGGCCGAGGCGGCCGGCTCCGGGCTGCTCCAGGCCTCGCTGCGGCTGTATGACCGGGTGCTCATCCCCCACGACAGCGTGGACCAGGCAGGCCCTGTGCCCGAGCCCGCGAAGGCCCTGGCCGTGGGCCCCATCCTCATCCGCGAGCGCCTCGAGCTGCCCACCCGGGCCCAGGCGCGCAAGGCCCTGGGGCTGCCCGAGGATGGCACCCTGCTCTATGCCTCCTTCGGCGGCGGAGGCGACCCCGAGGGGGCCCGCGCGTTGACGCTCACGGCCCAGGTGGTGCAGGAGCTGCCCGGCGTGCGGCTGGTGGTGGGCGCGGGCCCGCTGTGGCGTGAGCAGCCGCCCGCGCTGGAGGGCGCGGTGGTGCTCCAGGGCCGCTACCCCGCGCTGGACTTCCTGCCCGCCTTCGACGCGGCGGTGACGGCGGCGGGCTACAACGCCGTTCACGAGCTGCTCTACGCGGGCATTCCCTCCGTCTTCATCCCCTTCGAGCGGATGGTGGATGACCAGGAGAAGCGCGCGCGCGAGGTGGCGGCGGCCGGGGCGGGGCTGGCGTGCGTGCCGCTGACCCGGGACGGGCTCTCCCAGGCGGTGCGGGAGGTGCTCAAGCCCGAGGTGCGCCAGCGCCTGAGCGCGGGGGCCCGGAAGAAGGTGGAGCGCAATGGCGCGGAGCCCGCGGCCCGGGCGCTGCTGGAGCTGCTCACATGA
- a CDS encoding galactosyltransferase-related protein: MEAKRPQLSIIIPWSGRPELDATLGRNRRFFAAHPFEVLVVNCGGDIRMFRRVLRAHRFPGLRGLEMRGTSFNKSLALNLGASTARAAHLLFLDTDVVLRRDFLTESLALLGKRHFVTVDRIFESHPPPRRRSRLRELAYLMRFVDQKGRVAQVETRRMNLRDGSRNGPGLVMVRRKHFENINGMNSELSGWGWEDLDLLIRLQLALGLTQKRHGDVVHLTHGDEQHRLGGMHGKASELINLSTCLENYRTGYYWGTCEGDFQKWQGRYTGFAPSSVEGKHSSRP, encoded by the coding sequence ATGGAAGCGAAGCGGCCCCAGCTGTCCATCATCATTCCCTGGAGCGGGCGTCCCGAGCTGGACGCCACCCTGGGCCGCAACCGCCGCTTCTTCGCCGCCCACCCCTTCGAGGTGCTGGTGGTGAACTGCGGCGGGGACATCCGGATGTTCCGCCGGGTGCTCCGGGCCCACCGCTTCCCGGGCCTGCGCGGCCTGGAGATGCGGGGCACCTCCTTCAACAAGTCCCTGGCGCTCAACCTGGGCGCCTCCACGGCCCGGGCCGCGCACCTGCTCTTTCTCGACACGGATGTGGTGCTGCGCAGGGACTTCCTGACGGAGTCCCTGGCACTGCTGGGCAAGCGGCACTTCGTCACCGTGGACCGCATCTTCGAGTCGCACCCGCCCCCCAGGCGCCGCTCACGCCTGCGGGAGCTGGCCTACCTCATGCGCTTCGTGGACCAGAAGGGCCGCGTCGCCCAGGTGGAGACCCGCCGCATGAACCTGCGCGACGGCAGCCGCAACGGGCCCGGGCTGGTGATGGTGCGCCGCAAGCACTTCGAGAACATCAACGGGATGAACTCGGAGCTGTCCGGCTGGGGCTGGGAGGACCTGGACCTGCTCATCCGCCTGCAACTTGCCCTGGGCCTGACCCAGAAACGCCACGGCGATGTGGTGCACCTCACCCACGGGGACGAGCAGCACCGCCTCGGCGGCATGCACGGGAAGGCCAGCGAGCTGATCAACCTTTCCACCTGCCTGGAGAATTACCGCACCGGCTACTACTGGGGCACCTGCGAGGGGGACTTCCAGAAGTGGCAAGGGCGCTATACGGGGTTCGCTCCGTCCAGCGTGGAGGGCAAGCACTCAAGCAGGCCCTGA